Part of the Virgibacillus necropolis genome, CGTTCATGTTGCATTTGTGATAACTCTATTCCAGGTGATACAATCCCGAAATCATTTTCATCCATTTGCTCTATTTTTTCTGTTGCATGTATTAACTTATTCTGAAATGCATAAACAATCTTTTGTCCAGCTGTTTGTCCGAGCGGGATTGCACGCACTGCATTTTGAACTAAGCTTGCTATAGAAGAATATAAATAATATAAAATGGTAGTTTCTTTGTTCACTTGTAAGAAATGACCAACCATTGTAAAGACAATCGCAGGATGACCAAATGATTGTTTGTTTTTTATTCTTTCTCGATACAAAGATAAAGCTGGTGCATCATACAATGCCTCCGCAAGCTTCAACATCCGATCACCCATACGCTGGGTTCCTTCCCTAGTTTCACGGGCAAGATTTTGTACAGTTAACATCCGATCT contains:
- a CDS encoding urease accessory protein UreF encodes the protein MDRNVLSLFQLCDSNLPTGAFSHSFGLESYIQDGSVTNQKTFSQWLELYLNEQLVYADGLAARIVYEAIEQDNFEKVWKLDRMLTVQNLARETREGTQRMGDRMLKLAEALYDAPALSLYRERIKNKQSFGHPAIVFTMVGHFLQVNKETTILYYLYSSIASLVQNAVRAIPLGQTAGQKIVYAFQNKLIHATEKIEQMDENDFGIVSPGIELSQMQHERVNIRIFMS